In the genome of Tripterygium wilfordii isolate XIE 37 chromosome 19, ASM1340144v1, whole genome shotgun sequence, one region contains:
- the LOC119985520 gene encoding uncharacterized protein LOC119985520: MAKCYILASLLPVLQKQHESMQTAGDMIFSLQEMFQQSTRPARQQAIKKLMNAKQAEGTPVREHMLKVMEYLYEALDLGAEIDGQTQMDMVLETLSSSFSQFKLNFNMNKMEMSLPMLMKELQSAEQIMGKERSCLEGKMTKRSFKSKGLRANDLLALVHTDVCGPMTVQARGGFEYFITFTDDYSRHG, translated from the exons ATGGCCAAGTGCTATATCTTAGCGTCTTTATTGCCAGTCTTACAGAAACAACATGAGAGCATGCAGACAGCTGGAGACATGATCTTCAGTCTGCAAGAAATGTTCCAACAAAGCACTCGTCCTGCAAGGCAGCAAgcgataaagaagttgatgaacgCCAAGCAGGCCGAGGGTACTCCCGTGAGAGAGCATATGCTCAAGGTCATGGAGTACCTCTATGAAGCCTTGGATCTTGGTGCTGAAATCGATGGACAAACACAGATGGATATGGTCTTGGAGACCTTGTCAAGCTCATTCTCCCAGTTCAAGTTGAACTTCAACATGAACAAGATGGAGATGTCTCTTCCAATGCTTATGAAGGAACTTCAATCCGCTGAGCAGATAATGGGAAAGGAGAG GTCTTGTTTAGAAGGTAAAATGACTAAGAGGTCGTTCAAGTCCAAAGGCCTTAGGGCTAATGATTTGCTTGCGTTGGTGCATACAGACGTATGTGGACCGATGACGGTACAAGCCCGAGGAGGTTTTGAGTACTTCAT